Proteins encoded by one window of Nitrospirota bacterium:
- a CDS encoding DsrE/DsrF/DrsH-like family protein — protein sequence MSITDKDREIIEELVENKLKKLLSDRKKRMAIVASKGTLDMAYPPLILATTAAAMDIECSIFCTFYGLDIINKKKNKNLKVPSLANPAMPVSIPNIIGALPGMTAMATKMMKSWMDKVNVPSIEDLLNIALESGVRLIGCQMTMDVMGVKKKDLIEGVEVCGAAAFLEYAVDADITLFV from the coding sequence ATGTCAATTACAGATAAAGACAGGGAAATAATAGAAGAACTGGTCGAAAATAAATTAAAGAAACTTTTATCTGACAGGAAAAAGAGGATGGCCATAGTAGCGTCCAAAGGCACACTGGATATGGCATATCCACCGCTGATACTGGCTACTACTGCTGCTGCAATGGATATAGAGTGTTCCATTTTCTGTACCTTTTATGGGCTCGATATTATAAATAAGAAAAAAAATAAAAACCTCAAAGTCCCATCTCTGGCAAATCCTGCAATGCCGGTGTCTATTCCTAATATCATAGGAGCGCTGCCTGGTATGACGGCTATGGCTACAAAGATGATGAAAAGCTGGATGGATAAGGTAAATGTTCCGTCAATTGAAGATCTCCTGAATATAGCTTTGGAATCAGGGGTAAGGTTGATAGGCTGTCAGATGACTATGGACGTCATGGGTGTGAAGAAGAAAGATCTTATCGAAGGTGTCGAGGTGTGCGGTGCGGCGGCATTTTTAGAGTATGCTGTGGATGCTGACATAACTTTATTTGTTTAA
- a CDS encoding sulfurtransferase TusA family protein, producing MEDKIYIPDQTLDCRKLSCPLPVLKTKNTIAKMSVGEILEMISSDPGSLKDIEAWTKHTGQELLKTEGEDGHYRFFIRKIK from the coding sequence ATGGAAGATAAAATATATATACCTGATCAGACACTGGATTGCCGTAAGTTATCTTGTCCACTGCCTGTATTAAAAACAAAGAATACTATAGCCAAAATGTCAGTAGGAGAGATCCTCGAGATGATTTCGTCTGATCCCGGTTCATTAAAAGACATTGAGGCGTGGACAAAACACACCGGCCAGGAGTTATTGAAGACAGAAGGGGAGGATGGGCATTACAGGTTTTTTATAAGAAAGATAAAATAA
- a CDS encoding DsrE family protein, which translates to MTRQGKNLLIIIGTTPFNTVSVPEALRMSIGLTVHDNKVSILLMDDGVWNSLKVQPHTIGRPDINDSMELFSACGIRMFADEDSLKERDITGYNSNIEKLTRQEAINLISESDVLLNFG; encoded by the coding sequence ATGACGAGGCAAGGTAAGAATCTTCTGATAATAATTGGTACGACACCATTTAATACTGTCTCTGTCCCTGAGGCGCTGCGTATGAGCATTGGTTTGACCGTCCACGATAACAAGGTCAGCATCCTGTTAATGGATGATGGAGTATGGAATTCCCTGAAGGTTCAACCACATACGATAGGAAGACCTGATATCAATGACAGTATGGAGTTATTTTCGGCGTGTGGAATCAGGATGTTTGCGGATGAAGACTCATTGAAGGAGAGGGATATTACCGGATACAATAGCAATATAGAGAAACTCACCCGTCAGGAGGCTATTAACCTTATATCAGAAAGTGATGTTCTGTTAAACTTCGGGTGA
- a CDS encoding DsrE family protein, with protein MKIGFLLHKSPEHQDVHTVKRLAEGFADMGHDVSIFLMEDGVYNVVVNTSPRKLSAGFDSLIAKGVKIALCTYTAEIRGLSQPDLFDGVDFHSQYDLSKLVNECDRFLSFL; from the coding sequence ATGAAAATAGGTTTTCTCTTACACAAGAGCCCTGAACACCAGGATGTACACACTGTAAAGAGGCTTGCTGAAGGTTTTGCCGATATGGGACATGATGTAAGTATATTCCTGATGGAGGATGGTGTGTACAATGTCGTTGTTAATACGTCTCCCAGGAAACTTTCAGCAGGATTTGACAGTTTAATTGCAAAAGGTGTCAAGATTGCGCTTTGTACCTATACCGCTGAGATAAGAGGGCTAAGTCAGCCTGATCTGTTTGATGGCGTAGATTTCCATAGTCAGTATGACCTTTCTAAGCTGGTCAATGAGTGTGACAGGTTCCTGAGTTTTCTATGA
- a CDS encoding transporter, with the protein MQLNRNLLSAVSTIIFFSVLFVASPSFARRPLTTQSAYPEKVHRVKLETGVRAVNFPHGGESNNLDLEVNYGVINNLDVGVEIPYVFWRPKGSKNADGLGDMILKSRLLFLKGREGNPISLTIQPFFKIPTPENEFKSGEGESGFSTGETDFGFVFIATREMSELLSAHMNVGYTFINKPSWGSEYENVFLFKLAVEYSADKEIQLVGEVNGETNKVPHNPDFFSILLGARYKIMEGVLLDAGFSVGISDASPDSATVGLTIDF; encoded by the coding sequence ATGCAATTGAATAGAAATCTTTTATCCGCAGTCTCAACTATTATATTTTTCTCTGTTTTATTTGTTGCGTCGCCCTCATTTGCCCGCCGTCCTTTGACGACGCAAAGCGCCTATCCCGAAAAGGTACACAGGGTCAAACTTGAGACAGGGGTCAGGGCTGTGAATTTCCCGCATGGCGGTGAGTCTAACAACCTGGATCTGGAGGTTAATTACGGCGTTATTAATAACCTTGATGTAGGTGTTGAAATCCCCTATGTATTCTGGAGACCGAAAGGCAGTAAGAATGCAGATGGATTAGGCGACATGATACTAAAATCCAGACTTCTTTTTCTCAAGGGACGTGAGGGTAATCCCATTTCACTTACAATACAGCCATTTTTTAAAATACCGACCCCGGAGAATGAATTTAAATCAGGCGAAGGGGAGAGCGGGTTCAGTACAGGCGAGACTGACTTTGGTTTTGTATTTATAGCTACAAGGGAGATGTCTGAGTTATTAAGCGCCCATATGAACGTTGGTTATACCTTCATAAACAAACCGTCCTGGGGTTCGGAGTATGAGAATGTCTTCCTTTTTAAGTTGGCGGTTGAGTATTCTGCGGATAAAGAGATTCAGTTAGTCGGTGAAGTTAATGGAGAGACAAATAAAGTCCCTCATAATCCTGATTTTTTCTCCATCCTGCTGGGTGCAAGATATAAGATCATGGAAGGTGTATTACTCGATGCGGGCTTCAGTGTTGGAATATCTGATGCGAGCCCTGACTCTGCGACAGTCGGTTTGACTATAGACTTTTAA
- the hflX gene encoding GTPase HflX, producing the protein MSTLYGNTSGLKADQLRRLKNIYRRRIPPAELITPELARYITSISREINRQIGIMVDRNGVIHHVIIGDHREIVIPDISEFGFGKRYTRSIRCVHTHLKNESLSQDDLTDLALLRLDLMAVISITADGFPENVYMAHLIPPNSEGKAYKVLDKVLFHRLDLNMEDLFSEIDRRLSLTSEGIEIDKGDRAVVVSASLKSKSDQADSIEELKELARTAGVKILDTVIQRPKVLHPRYLMGEGKLKELIIKSLQSGANLIIFDQDLSPTQVKSIGEMTDVRVIDRTQLILDIFARHAHSRDGKVQVELAQLKYLLPRLTGTGKALSRLAGGIGGRGPGEMKLEVDRRRIRDRITHLEKELEHLSSARRQRKERRVQSGIPIVSIVGYTNAGKSTLLNSLTKSSVKTEDLLFATLDTSSRRLRFPRDREVIITDTVGFIKELPDDLFGAFRATLDELRDAHLLLHVVDISSPRFEQHMDSVDKIITELGIDHIERQLVFNKTDKCDEESVRVLCKRFDACAVSALHPETLSPLLTILESKLFIP; encoded by the coding sequence ATTTCTACCCTTTACGGCAACACATCCGGATTAAAGGCTGATCAGCTCAGACGGTTAAAAAATATTTACAGACGCCGCATTCCTCCTGCAGAGCTGATTACTCCTGAACTTGCGAGATACATCACATCCATCTCCCGTGAAATAAACAGGCAGATCGGCATAATGGTGGACAGGAATGGTGTAATCCATCATGTTATTATTGGTGACCACAGGGAGATAGTAATCCCCGATATTTCTGAATTTGGTTTTGGAAAGAGGTATACACGAAGTATAAGGTGTGTCCACACTCACCTTAAAAATGAATCCCTGTCCCAGGATGACCTGACTGACCTTGCACTGCTGAGATTAGACCTGATGGCAGTGATAAGCATTACAGCAGACGGCTTCCCTGAAAATGTCTATATGGCCCATCTTATACCCCCTAATTCAGAAGGCAAGGCATACAAGGTGTTAGATAAGGTTTTATTCCATCGTCTGGATTTAAACATGGAGGATCTATTCAGTGAAATTGACAGGCGGCTTTCTCTTACCAGTGAGGGGATAGAAATTGACAAGGGGGACAGGGCTGTTGTCGTCAGTGCCTCTTTGAAAAGCAAGAGTGATCAGGCGGATTCCATTGAAGAGCTGAAGGAACTTGCCAGGACAGCTGGGGTTAAAATACTCGATACTGTGATTCAAAGGCCGAAGGTGTTGCATCCGAGGTATTTAATGGGTGAGGGAAAGCTCAAAGAGCTTATAATTAAATCACTCCAGAGCGGCGCCAATCTGATAATATTTGACCAGGACCTGTCACCCACTCAGGTAAAATCTATAGGCGAGATGACGGATGTACGTGTTATAGACAGGACTCAGCTTATCCTCGATATCTTTGCCAGGCATGCCCACAGCCGTGACGGCAAGGTTCAGGTGGAATTGGCACAACTCAAATACCTGCTCCCCCGTCTTACAGGTACAGGAAAGGCATTGTCCAGGCTTGCAGGAGGCATAGGCGGAAGGGGCCCTGGTGAGATGAAACTGGAGGTTGACAGGAGGCGTATACGGGACAGGATCACACACCTCGAAAAGGAGCTTGAGCATTTAAGCAGTGCACGAAGACAAAGAAAAGAAAGACGTGTCCAGAGCGGTATTCCAATAGTATCTATAGTGGGATATACAAATGCAGGGAAGTCAACACTTCTTAATTCTTTGACAAAAAGTTCAGTGAAGACTGAGGACCTTCTGTTTGCGACCCTCGACACTTCGAGCCGGAGGCTGAGGTTCCCGAGAGACAGAGAGGTTATCATAACAGATACAGTCGGTTTCATTAAAGAGCTTCCTGATGATTTGTTCGGCGCTTTCAGGGCTACCCTGGATGAATTGAGAGATGCGCACCTGCTCCTTCATGTAGTGGATATCAGCAGCCCCAGGTTTGAACAGCATATGGATTCTGTAGATAAAATAATCACTGAACTTGGAATAGACCACATAGAAAGACAACTCGTTTTCAACAAAACGGATAAGTGTGATGAGGAATCAGTCAGAGTCCTCTGCAAGAGGTTCGATGCCTGTGCCGTTTCTGCCCTCCACCCGGAGACCCTTTCACCTTTGTTAACTATCCTGGAATCGAAACTATTCATCCCTTGA
- a CDS encoding diguanylate cyclase, with amino-acid sequence MIIIPIIISMSRVFLKNRLKSLFSGSFKSLNINFTPLEKTIITSILNPLYCQIRDLLININYLWQSKKELELILEITRSVSSSLDINEVLRTMVNRVGLYIDADRCSIILVDPQREHGYVVASHDVPDVNQLQIELIKYPEIRKALETGETVIINDISEDNIMMDVREIVNQADIKSLLVIPISYQSEIIGTLLLKVVADKRVFTAEEIRFCQIIANTSANAIKNAQLFEEVKMQASTDGLTKLLNHRAFLEMYQQEVIRSQRTQKGFSLIMIDIDNFKSANDVHGHYQGDRILREVAQCLKDNTRSIDTIGRYGGDEYICLLPDASHDQGMLVADRILSKVRERFQDDSLGVSISLGLSTLFYHTDDQNMLIQFADQAMYLAKYRGGNQVFSFDCTETRDLNLCNQKLFETFIAVKALKRFDNSQHIVSALEEQLGKMFSKDASPQSLFEIVTSLSSALDARDHYTNGHSERAIDYAREIARAINMSQTDQEELVYLCLLHDIGKIGIPDHILNKPGKLTPEEFEIMKRHAEIGEKIISPLEMLRRLKPLIRHHQEFYDGSGYPDGLSGEAIPLACRILAVVDTFDAMTTDRPYRKALSIETAVAELQRCSGSQFDPGIVEVFIRILETEAVGLK; translated from the coding sequence ATGATAATAATACCAATTATTATTTCGATGTCAAGAGTTTTTTTAAAAAACCGATTAAAATCACTGTTCTCTGGTTCTTTTAAGTCTCTCAATATTAACTTTACGCCATTGGAAAAGACTATAATAACATCAATACTAAATCCCCTGTACTGTCAGATTCGAGACCTTCTGATAAATATAAATTATCTATGGCAGAGCAAGAAGGAACTGGAGCTGATACTTGAAATCACCCGGAGCGTTTCATCGTCTCTGGATATCAATGAAGTTCTCAGGACAATGGTTAACAGGGTTGGCCTGTATATAGATGCTGACCGATGTTCTATTATACTTGTTGACCCGCAAAGAGAACATGGATATGTCGTTGCTTCTCATGATGTCCCCGACGTAAACCAACTCCAGATAGAGTTAATAAAATATCCTGAAATAAGAAAGGCTTTAGAGACCGGTGAGACCGTAATAATCAACGACATTAGTGAAGATAACATAATGATGGACGTGCGGGAAATAGTCAATCAGGCAGACATAAAGTCTCTCCTTGTCATACCAATTTCTTATCAGTCTGAAATAATAGGTACCTTGCTCCTTAAGGTTGTAGCAGATAAGCGAGTATTCACAGCGGAGGAGATTAGATTTTGTCAAATAATAGCCAATACATCAGCCAATGCTATAAAGAATGCACAGCTTTTTGAAGAGGTAAAGATGCAGGCGTCAACTGATGGTTTGACTAAGCTCCTTAATCACAGGGCATTTCTCGAAATGTATCAGCAAGAAGTCATTCGATCTCAAAGAACTCAAAAAGGTTTTTCATTAATCATGATTGACATAGATAATTTTAAGTCTGCCAACGATGTTCATGGCCACTATCAGGGGGATCGTATACTTCGGGAGGTGGCACAATGTCTCAAAGACAATACGAGATCAATTGATACAATTGGACGTTATGGAGGTGACGAATATATATGCCTGCTTCCTGATGCATCACACGACCAGGGAATGTTAGTAGCTGACAGGATATTAAGTAAGGTCAGGGAAAGGTTTCAGGATGATTCCTTAGGGGTTTCAATCAGCCTCGGTCTTTCTACATTATTCTATCATACTGATGATCAAAACATGCTGATCCAGTTTGCCGACCAGGCCATGTATCTGGCAAAATACAGGGGTGGCAATCAGGTGTTTTCTTTTGATTGTACGGAAACCAGAGACTTGAATCTATGCAACCAGAAACTTTTTGAGACATTCATTGCAGTAAAAGCGCTAAAGAGATTTGACAATAGTCAGCATATAGTGTCAGCTCTCGAAGAGCAGTTAGGGAAGATGTTTTCAAAAGATGCCTCTCCTCAATCACTTTTTGAAATAGTTACCTCACTGAGCAGCGCCCTTGATGCAAGAGACCATTATACGAATGGTCATTCAGAACGTGCAATTGACTACGCAAGAGAGATCGCGCGCGCAATCAACATGTCTCAGACCGATCAGGAAGAGCTTGTCTATCTCTGCCTGCTGCATGATATTGGTAAAATTGGCATTCCTGACCATATCCTTAACAAACCGGGAAAGCTGACTCCGGAGGAATTTGAAATAATGAAGAGACACGCTGAGATTGGCGAAAAGATAATCTCGCCTCTGGAGATGTTGAGAAGGCTTAAGCCGCTCATACGCCACCATCAGGAATTTTATGATGGTTCAGGCTATCCTGACGGATTGAGCGGAGAGGCTATACCATTAGCCTGCCGTATACTCGCAGTTGTTGATACGTTTGACGCGATGACTACTGACAGACCTTACAGGAAAGCCCTGTCAATTGAAACAGCCGTAGCTGAGCTTCAACGGTGTTCAGGTTCTCAATTTGACCCCGGGATAGTAGAGGTATTTATCAGGATCTTAGAGACAGAGGCCGTAGGTTTGAAATAA
- a CDS encoding Rrf2 family transcriptional regulator has translation MKSEYAVTAVLDVAGHADKGPVHVKSIASRQTIPVRFLEQVMASLKKAGIVDSIRGAQGGYVLARDPKTINIAQIIEAIEGPITPVDSISDSAEFKGSHINGRVVSDVWNDVKRAISNVLNGVTIDDLNKKIREKEVSVMYHI, from the coding sequence GTGAAAAGTGAATATGCAGTAACTGCTGTTTTGGATGTTGCCGGCCATGCGGATAAGGGCCCTGTACATGTAAAATCAATTGCCAGCCGACAGACTATTCCTGTCAGGTTCCTGGAACAGGTTATGGCATCGCTGAAAAAGGCTGGAATTGTAGATAGCATAAGAGGGGCTCAGGGTGGATATGTTCTTGCCCGTGACCCTAAGACGATAAATATCGCACAGATAATTGAGGCAATAGAAGGACCCATAACTCCAGTTGATTCTATTTCAGATTCTGCCGAATTTAAAGGTTCACATATTAATGGACGTGTCGTCAGTGATGTATGGAATGATGTAAAACGTGCTATATCTAATGTACTGAATGGTGTAACCATAGATGACCTGAATAAGAAGATAAGGGAAAAAGAAGTTTCCGTTATGTACCATATATAA